The proteins below come from a single Oenanthe melanoleuca isolate GR-GAL-2019-014 chromosome Z, OMel1.0, whole genome shotgun sequence genomic window:
- the KCNV2 gene encoding potassium voltage-gated channel subfamily V member 2 — translation MLQFNRQQEFPFLKRKGREMEAPNILLQPSKGKEKEVVRVDKQSGSSATTPSNAQPLLLLGPEGNYNYYVDDEDEEDEEKEQEKWPHEDAFKGEGEASSFIPCSPALSPRSPATAPSVLNINVGGQSYRLTYQAVATYPKTRLGRLATSTDRRCQLGLCDDYAAQVDEYFFDRDPAVFQLVYNFYASGVLRVRDELCPRSFLEELSYWGVRLKYTPRCCRICFEERRDELSEQLKVQRELRSQAEAEENEQLFHHMRYYGPQRWRLWNLMEKPFSSVTAKVMAVASSFFVLISVVALALNTVEEMHQVDWKSGDSRPVLEHVETLCIAFFTLEYLLRLVSTPDLRRFASSALNAVDLIAILPLYLQLLLECFTDDDQPRGRGSQHEHDIEKVGRVSKVGQVLRIMRLMRIFRILKLARHSTGLRAFGFTLRQCYQQVGCLLLFIAMGIFAFSAMVYTVEHDVSSTNFTSIPHAWWWAAVSISTVGYGDMCPETHLGRLFAFLCIAFGIILNGMPISILYNKFSDYYSKLKAYEYTALKKERGKVDFTRRAMRKISECCGEGASHPPSQQ, via the exons ATGTTGCAGTTTAACAGGCAGCAAGAGTTTCCTTTCCTAAAACGTAAAGGCAGAGAGATGGAAGCACCAaacatcctcctgcagcccagcaaggggaaggaaaaggaagtcGTTCGTGTAGACAAGCAGAGTGGTTCCTCTGCCACCACTCCCTCGAATGCCCAGCCCCTACTGCTACTAGGACCTGAGGGGAATTACAACTATTATGTggatgatgaagatgaggaagatgaagagaaagaacaagaaaaatggcCACATGAAGATGCATTTAAAGGAGAGGGCGAGGCCTCATCATTTATCCCTTGTTCCCCGGCTCTTTCCCCTAGATCCCCGGCCACAGCTCCATCTGTGCTGAACATCAACGTTGGTGGCCAGAGTTACCGCCTCACCTACCAGGCAGTGGCCACCTATCCCAAGACCCGCCTGGGCCGCCTGGCTACCTCCACTGACCGTCGCTGCCAGCTGGGCCTGTGCGACGACTACGCTGCTCAGGTGGACGAGTACTTCTTTGACCGGGACCCAGCTGTCTTCCAGCTGGTGTACAACTTCTACGCCTCGGGGGTGCTGCGGGTGAGGGATGAGCTGTGCCCCCGCAGcttcctggaggagctgagctaCTGGGGCGTGCGTCTCAAATACACACCGCGCTGCTGCCGCATCTGCTTCGAGGAGCGCCGCGACGAGCTGAGCGAGCAGCTGAAGGTCCAGCGGGAGCTGCGCTCCCAGGCAGAGGCTGAGGAGAACGAGCAGCTCTTCCACCACATGCGCTACTACGGTCCCCAGCGCTGGCGCCTCTGGAACCTCATGGAGAAACCCTTCTCCTCTGTCACCGCCAAAGTGATGGCAGTGGCCTCCAGCTTCTTCGTGCTCATCTCTGTGGTGGCCCTGGCGCTCAACACAGTAGAGGAGATGCACCAGGTGGACTGGAAGAGTGGGGATAGCCGGCCTGTCTTGGAGCATGTCGAGACCCTGTGCATTGCATTCTTCACACTGGAGTACCTGCTGCGCTTGGTCTCTACCCCAGACCTGCGCCGCTTTGCCAGCAGTGCCCTCAATGCAGTAGACCTCATTGCCATCCTGCCCCTCtatctgcagctgctgctcgAATGCTTTACTGACGACGACcagccccggggccggggctcccAACACGAGCACGATATCGAGAAGGTGGGAAGGGTGAGCAAGGTAGGACAAGTGCTTCGCATCATGCGCCTCATGCGCATCTTCCGCATCCTCAAGCTGGCCCGCCACTCCACAGGGCTGCGTGCCTTTGGCTTCACCCTGCGCCAGTGCTACCAGCAGGTGGGCTGCCTCTTGCTCTTCATTGCCATGGGCATCTTTGCCTTCTCTGCCATGGTCTACACAGTGGAGCACGATGTCTCCAGTACCAACTTCACCAGCATTCCCCATGCTTGGTGGTGGGCTGCC GTCAGCATCTCTACAGTGGGATATGGAGATATGTGTCCAGAAACTCACCTTGGACGCCTGTTTGCTTTCCTCTGCATTGCTTTCGGAATAATCCTGAATGGCATGCCCATCTCCATCCTCTACAATAAATTCTCAGACTATTACAGCAAGCTGAAGGCCTACGAGTACACAGCTCtcaagaaagaaagagggaaggtCGACTTCACACGGAGAGCCATGAGGAAAATATCTGAGTGCTGTGGAGAAGGTGCATCCCACCCTCCGTCACAGCAATGA